Proteins found in one bacterium genomic segment:
- a CDS encoding MBL fold metallo-hydrolase, producing the protein MGKMVLGAVKSLSVKCLSELSWHDNARMRLDVRDAGGLSADQFDVKWTPGNAAGVSALLSMADAEGRARTILMDVGWDVAYMDGVFRREGVDRLLADGKIDFVYITHEHVDHFWGMPAVTKYRPDVKVVLPAGFSARSKELLKSSGHKGEVVEMAPGPHLLFPGCATVTFDQPIFLKTHGEQVLYVNVEGKGIVTITGCCHPGVIGLLEYAKENFEGFSAFHGVYGGLHISPFEEWGPPQEEVLAKLQAFNVRKFACNHCTGETAVRKMRERGMSVAGGTGRHGSKSVLYPGNGDTIDF; encoded by the coding sequence ATGGGAAAAATGGTGTTGGGGGCCGTGAAGTCGCTTTCCGTGAAGTGCCTCTCCGAGCTGTCGTGGCACGACAACGCACGGATGCGGCTGGATGTCCGGGATGCGGGCGGGCTGTCCGCCGACCAGTTCGACGTGAAGTGGACGCCGGGGAACGCCGCCGGGGTCTCGGCCCTCCTGTCCATGGCGGATGCCGAGGGACGGGCCAGGACGATCCTGATGGACGTGGGCTGGGACGTGGCGTACATGGACGGCGTCTTCCGACGTGAGGGGGTCGACCGGCTCCTCGCCGACGGGAAGATCGACTTCGTCTACATCACCCACGAGCACGTGGACCATTTCTGGGGGATGCCTGCCGTCACGAAGTATCGCCCCGACGTCAAGGTCGTCCTCCCCGCGGGCTTTTCCGCCCGCAGCAAGGAGCTGCTGAAATCGTCCGGCCACAAGGGAGAGGTCGTCGAGATGGCGCCCGGCCCGCACCTGCTCTTCCCCGGATGCGCCACCGTCACCTTCGACCAGCCGATCTTCCTCAAGACCCACGGGGAGCAGGTGCTCTACGTGAACGTGGAGGGGAAGGGGATCGTCACCATCACCGGCTGCTGCCACCCCGGGGTGATCGGGCTGCTCGAATACGCGAAGGAGAACTTCGAAGGGTTCTCCGCCTTCCACGGCGTGTACGGCGGCCTGCACATCTCCCCTTTCGAGGAGTGGGGGCCCCCGCAGGAGGAGGTGCTTGCGAAGCTGCAGGCGTTCAACGTCCGGAAGTTCGCCTGCAACCATTGCACGGGCGAGACGGCGGTTCGGAAGATGCGGGAGCGCGGCATGTCCGTGGCCGGCGGCACGGGGCGCCACGGCAGCAAGAGCGTCCTCTACCCGGGGAACGGGGACACGATCGACTTCTGA
- a CDS encoding sodium:proton antiporter — protein sequence MPPHDPAALGLSLPLWSVAPFGGLLLSIALLPLLAPSLWARHYAKVCLAFGLPVAGFFLLRAPVELLHAVLEYVSFLLLLASLFTISGGILLRGTLRGSSGVNCAILGAGAVLANVFGTTGASMLLIRPLLRANAHRRRKAHVVVFFIFVVANIGGALTPIGDPPLFLGYLRGVPFFWTLRAMALLWAVAIGMVIAVFWLVDRRAFALDEAEATESGASVPSSALGHPWPSSAEGARVPLSIEGKINLPLLGVVIGAVFLPTPWREMAMTAAAAVSLWKTPAKAREENEFTWHPIGEVAILFAGIFATMIPALLILKARGAGLGVVTPAHFFWATGALSSFLDNAPTYLTFFSLAQGLGGAQAVAGVSAPLLQAIGAGAVFMGAISYIGNAPNFMVKAIAEEAGIRMPSFFGYMAWSCGVLLPIFVLLTLLFF from the coding sequence ATGCCCCCCCACGATCCGGCCGCTCTCGGCCTGTCGCTTCCCCTCTGGTCCGTGGCGCCGTTCGGCGGGCTGCTCCTGTCGATCGCGCTCCTCCCCTTGCTCGCCCCGTCGCTCTGGGCACGCCACTACGCGAAAGTGTGCCTGGCGTTCGGCCTCCCGGTGGCGGGCTTCTTCCTGCTGCGCGCCCCGGTCGAGCTGCTCCACGCGGTGCTCGAATACGTCTCCTTCCTCCTCCTCCTCGCGAGCCTCTTCACGATCTCGGGGGGGATCCTCCTGCGCGGGACGCTGCGCGGTTCGTCGGGGGTCAACTGCGCGATCCTGGGCGCCGGGGCGGTGCTCGCGAACGTCTTCGGGACCACGGGCGCCTCGATGCTCCTCATCCGGCCGCTGCTGCGGGCCAACGCGCACCGGCGCCGGAAGGCCCACGTCGTCGTCTTCTTCATCTTCGTGGTGGCGAACATCGGCGGGGCGCTCACCCCGATCGGCGATCCGCCCCTGTTCCTCGGCTACCTGCGGGGGGTGCCGTTCTTCTGGACGCTGCGCGCGATGGCCCTGTTGTGGGCCGTCGCGATCGGGATGGTGATCGCCGTCTTCTGGCTGGTCGACCGGCGCGCGTTTGCGCTCGATGAGGCCGAGGCGACGGAATCCGGGGCATCCGTGCCTTCCTCGGCACTTGGCCATCCCTGGCCGTCGTCAGCCGAGGGGGCGCGGGTTCCGCTGTCGATCGAGGGGAAGATCAACCTGCCGCTGCTGGGGGTGGTGATCGGGGCCGTATTCCTGCCCACCCCTTGGAGGGAGATGGCGATGACGGCGGCCGCGGCCGTCTCCCTGTGGAAGACCCCGGCGAAGGCGCGGGAGGAGAACGAGTTCACCTGGCACCCGATCGGGGAGGTGGCGATCCTCTTCGCCGGGATCTTCGCCACGATGATCCCCGCGCTCCTGATCCTCAAGGCCCGCGGCGCCGGGCTCGGAGTGGTCACCCCGGCCCACTTCTTCTGGGCGACGGGGGCGCTGTCGAGCTTCCTCGACAACGCGCCGACCTATCTCACCTTCTTCAGCCTCGCGCAGGGATTGGGCGGGGCGCAGGCGGTGGCGGGGGTGTCGGCCCCGCTCCTGCAGGCGATCGGCGCGGGCGCGGTCTTCATGGGGGCGATCTCGTACATCGGCAACGCCCCGAACTTCATGGTGAAGGCGATCGCCGAGGAGGCCGGCATCCGGATGCCCTCCTTCTTCGGCTACATGGCCTGGTCCTGCGGCGTCCTTCTCCCGATCTTCGTTCTCCTCACCCTCCTCTTTTTCTAA
- a CDS encoding universal stress protein, producing the protein MNLLLPVFRGESFDLAVRLAIDTAKAHAGRVRALAVVDAAEIRRIEAGARPGAIHLARHAADEVRKRMTAEGTAAVSGAVRRCEEAGIPAQGEVLEGELERELVAAAGANDLLVSAIASHFDPDLEDVSGRLVLAVMREGGIPILLSGAAYRPVRTIVAGCGGGPRSERAVGAMARLSLWKAAPRGVLLAVDDAPERGRERIAAPRRILADAGYPAWEETVLPGSRAATVLSFCDSVNADAVVLGGWGEHRWDDLLGLSVTGRLLEDGRRHLFLYM; encoded by the coding sequence GTGAACCTCCTGCTCCCCGTTTTTCGCGGCGAATCCTTCGACCTGGCCGTGCGGCTGGCGATCGACACCGCCAAGGCGCACGCCGGCCGGGTCCGCGCCCTTGCCGTGGTGGACGCGGCGGAGATCCGCCGGATCGAGGCGGGCGCGCGCCCCGGGGCGATCCACCTGGCGCGGCACGCGGCCGACGAGGTCCGCAAGCGGATGACGGCCGAGGGGACGGCCGCGGTCTCCGGGGCGGTGCGGCGATGCGAAGAGGCGGGCATCCCCGCCCAGGGAGAGGTCCTGGAGGGGGAGCTCGAGCGGGAGCTCGTCGCCGCGGCCGGGGCGAACGACCTGCTGGTCTCGGCGATCGCGTCCCACTTCGACCCCGACCTCGAGGACGTTTCGGGGCGGCTCGTCCTCGCGGTGATGCGGGAGGGGGGGATCCCGATCCTGCTCTCCGGGGCTGCGTATCGCCCGGTGCGCACGATCGTCGCAGGCTGCGGGGGCGGGCCCCGGTCCGAGCGCGCGGTGGGGGCGATGGCGCGGCTCTCCCTGTGGAAGGCGGCGCCCCGGGGGGTCCTCCTCGCCGTGGACGACGCCCCGGAAAGAGGGCGGGAGCGGATCGCCGCCCCGCGGCGGATCCTGGCGGACGCCGGATATCCGGCGTGGGAGGAGACGGTTCTCCCCGGGTCTCGCGCGGCGACGGTTCTCTCCTTCTGCGATTCGGTAAACGCCGACGCCGTGGTCCTGGGCGGATGGGGCGAGCATCGATGGGACGACCTCCTCGGGCTGTCGGTCACCGGTCGCCTCCTCGAGGACGGCCGACGGCACCTCTTCCTTTACATGTAG
- the selD gene encoding selenide, water dikinase SelD yields MSSCAGUAAKLGQGVLARVLSALPPPDDPRVLVGTSNADDAGVFRLSGEEALIGTLDFFTPIVDDPYTYGSIAAANSLSDVYAMGGEPLFALAIAAFPEDDAILPFLADVMAGAADKAKEAGICIIGGHTIKDKEPKFGLSVTGRVHPDRIWQNRGAKPGDVIVLTKPLGTGIATSAIKWGICPKATEAAVIASMSRLNANASKAGRKVGISTATDVTGFGLIGHLLEVLEGSGLTAEILRQDVPVFPGVRDLMRRKRVDALTGVRRFPGSEWIHTAFGGHPIPGGTRQNMAHQLGRVRLPPMLPSEEAYLLSDPQTSGGLLMFVPEAKAEALCDALRATGEGAWRIGRTVEAGDLEMQRITVI; encoded by the coding sequence CTGTCGTCCTGCGCCGGTTGAGCGGCCAAGCTGGGGCAGGGGGTCCTTGCCCGCGTGCTGTCCGCCTTGCCGCCGCCCGACGATCCGCGTGTGCTCGTGGGCACATCGAACGCCGACGACGCCGGGGTGTTCCGTCTTTCGGGGGAGGAGGCCCTCATCGGCACCCTCGACTTCTTCACCCCGATCGTGGACGATCCGTACACCTACGGTTCGATCGCGGCCGCCAACTCCCTGAGCGACGTGTACGCGATGGGGGGGGAGCCGCTCTTCGCACTCGCCATCGCCGCCTTTCCCGAGGACGATGCGATCCTGCCGTTCCTCGCGGACGTGATGGCCGGCGCCGCCGACAAGGCGAAGGAGGCCGGCATCTGCATCATCGGGGGCCACACGATCAAGGACAAGGAGCCGAAGTTCGGCCTCTCGGTCACCGGCCGGGTCCACCCCGACAGGATCTGGCAAAACCGCGGGGCGAAGCCCGGCGACGTCATCGTCCTGACGAAGCCCCTGGGAACCGGCATCGCCACGTCGGCGATCAAGTGGGGGATCTGCCCGAAGGCGACGGAAGCGGCCGTGATCGCTTCGATGTCGCGGCTGAATGCGAATGCCTCGAAGGCGGGGCGGAAGGTCGGGATCTCCACGGCTACCGACGTGACCGGGTTCGGCTTGATCGGGCACCTGCTGGAGGTTCTGGAGGGGAGCGGGCTGACCGCGGAAATCCTGCGGCAGGACGTTCCGGTCTTTCCCGGGGTGCGGGACCTGATGCGGCGCAAGCGCGTCGACGCCTTGACCGGCGTGCGGCGGTTCCCGGGGTCGGAATGGATCCACACGGCGTTCGGCGGGCACCCGATCCCGGGAGGGACCCGCCAGAACATGGCGCACCAGCTCGGACGCGTCCGGCTCCCCCCCATGCTGCCGTCGGAGGAGGCGTATCTCCTGTCCGATCCGCAGACCTCCGGCGGGCTGTTGATGTTCGTCCCCGAGGCGAAAGCCGAGGCGCTGTGCGACGCCCTGCGCGCCACGGGCGAGGGCGCGTGGCGGATCGGCCGGACCGTCGAGGCGGGGGACCTCGAGATGCAGCGGATCACGGTGATCTAG
- a CDS encoding OFA family MFS transporter — protein MADEKLTNRWLMVAAALVMQLCLGVLYSYSVFRGPLMKEVGFTVKEAGYPLMASFFFFAVGMIVAGRWQDKAGPKKVALFGGVLLAVGCFLAGVLYKTVGGLVFSYGVLGGLGVGFAYVTPIATCIKWFPDMRGTITGLAVFGFGAGTLVFGPLISKLVISSGIANAFFVVGVIMLIGVCGAGLMFKVPPAGYKPAGWNPPAAAASTVTKADWTPNEIIGNGQFWVLWLIYFFGAAAGLMIIGVGVPIGVEVAKLEPKVAAAGLGTMALLNGLGRLVHGSISDKLGRKNTVILCFAEYLVAFLLLLPNADTFTKWLVGLCIVGFSYGGYLAIMPSMTADYFGTKSLGANYGYLFTAWGIAGVGGPFMIDAIKTATGAYTMAMYYTSAACVAGIVLVFLSKKPEFKGA, from the coding sequence ATGGCTGACGAGAAATTGACGAACCGCTGGTTGATGGTTGCCGCCGCTCTGGTCATGCAGTTGTGCCTTGGGGTTCTTTACTCCTACTCGGTGTTCCGCGGGCCGCTGATGAAGGAAGTCGGGTTCACGGTCAAGGAGGCCGGGTATCCGCTGATGGCCTCGTTCTTCTTCTTCGCGGTAGGGATGATCGTCGCTGGCAGATGGCAGGACAAGGCCGGGCCGAAGAAGGTCGCACTCTTCGGGGGCGTTCTCCTCGCGGTGGGTTGTTTCCTCGCGGGTGTGCTGTACAAGACGGTCGGTGGACTGGTCTTCTCCTACGGAGTCCTCGGCGGCCTCGGCGTCGGGTTCGCCTACGTGACCCCGATCGCCACCTGCATCAAGTGGTTCCCCGACATGCGCGGCACGATCACCGGCCTCGCGGTGTTCGGGTTCGGCGCCGGCACCCTGGTCTTCGGACCACTGATCTCCAAGCTTGTCATCTCCTCGGGCATCGCTAACGCCTTCTTCGTGGTCGGCGTGATCATGCTGATCGGCGTCTGCGGCGCGGGCCTCATGTTCAAGGTCCCGCCCGCCGGATACAAGCCGGCAGGCTGGAACCCGCCGGCAGCGGCGGCCTCAACCGTCACCAAGGCCGACTGGACGCCGAACGAGATCATCGGAAACGGCCAGTTCTGGGTTCTGTGGCTCATCTACTTCTTCGGCGCGGCGGCCGGCCTGATGATCATCGGGGTCGGGGTTCCGATCGGCGTGGAAGTGGCGAAACTCGAACCGAAGGTCGCGGCGGCCGGTCTCGGGACGATGGCCCTCCTGAACGGCCTCGGCCGGTTGGTCCACGGGTCTATCTCCGACAAGCTGGGACGGAAAAATACCGTCATCCTCTGCTTCGCCGAATACCTCGTGGCCTTCCTGCTGCTGCTTCCGAACGCCGACACCTTCACGAAGTGGCTGGTCGGGCTCTGCATCGTCGGCTTCTCCTACGGCGGATACCTGGCGATCATGCCCTCGATGACGGCCGACTACTTCGGCACGAAGTCGCTGGGCGCGAACTACGGCTACCTGTTCACCGCGTGGGGGATCGCCGGCGTCGGCGGGCCCTTCATGATCGACGCGATCAAGACGGCCACCGGCGCTTACACGATGGCGATGTACTACACCTCCGCCGCCTGCGTGGCGGGGATCGTGCTGGTCTTCCTCTCCAAGAAGCCGGAGTTCAAGGGAGCCTGA
- a CDS encoding CBS and ACT domain-containing protein, which translates to MFVGPRMKRDLVTVTPGATLEEAARLLTAHRIHHLPVVEEGDRLAGIVSDTDLRNATLDGMFGGVDRGDSGRPVTVGEIMSRELVTLSPGDTLDDAMLVLSRQRIGALPVVEGSRLVGIVTKADILSALLSTLDIEGLGVRIEVILRRDVREAARLVAALAELDVEVRSLVLAPHGSDGYAAFVRVATIDVASVRDRLRQKGFAVGELSDFYEAR; encoded by the coding sequence ATGTTCGTCGGCCCGAGGATGAAGCGCGACCTGGTCACCGTCACGCCCGGGGCGACCCTGGAAGAGGCGGCCCGGCTGCTCACGGCGCACCGGATCCATCACCTGCCGGTGGTGGAGGAGGGCGACCGGCTCGCGGGGATCGTCAGCGACACCGACTTGCGGAACGCGACGCTCGACGGGATGTTCGGCGGCGTCGACCGCGGGGATTCCGGCCGTCCCGTGACGGTGGGGGAGATCATGTCGCGGGAACTGGTGACCCTCTCCCCGGGGGACACGCTGGACGACGCCATGCTGGTGCTCTCCCGCCAGCGCATCGGCGCCCTGCCGGTGGTCGAGGGGAGCCGCCTCGTCGGGATCGTCACCAAGGCGGACATCCTCTCGGCCCTGCTCTCCACCCTCGACATCGAGGGTCTCGGGGTCCGGATCGAGGTGATCCTGCGGCGGGACGTGAGGGAGGCGGCCCGCCTGGTCGCCGCGCTCGCCGAGCTGGACGTGGAGGTCCGCAGCCTGGTGCTCGCCCCCCACGGATCGGACGGGTACGCCGCGTTCGTCCGGGTGGCGACGATCGACGTGGCGTCGGTGCGGGACCGGCTGCGGCAGAAGGGGTTCGCCGTCGGCGAGCTGTCGGACTTCTACGAGGCGAGGTAA
- a CDS encoding histone deacetylase: protein MAFDTTQSGGVGDPQPERDILEGFDRLIAADRLFGADFNSSALKKSGKGTPFLVRRHPSHHRMLALWRDLFSNRVLPQGLLDALAPEVLGLAHGDGLLLFGKDRVLYDCRIVRGNETVGHLTLSFYREHEPVFRFLPFPRRPGRRIVYIEGISLSAQSTGYASSLFRHYERLFHDLGFHRFRLKASLNVGKYYWAKEGFDCEDRNQFGEMRENLFALVGRLGLPVEEQEIRRLNHASMVASFRSDLTIPVYRNVEGYYAVARDASHTEEFRFPLGKAFLLCSDPWDGYKVIYTDTPRRTGLVWSERFLDHDSRPGHPESPKRLEAIFAAIRDEGMRESLIFLEPYIPAMASLHAVHEPAYLEAFREAAARGDRYFAVRDCAISGGSYGAALLAAGGVMAGIDAVLSGRSDNAFCAVRPPGHHAGRSTAMGFCFVNNVAAGARYARSAYGVERIYILDWDVHHGNGTQALFDEDPLTFFCSLHEHPSFCYPGTGRRLERGKGAGAGATLNVPLAPHAGDREMIEAFEREVVPSIEAFRPELILLSAGFDAHRDDPIAGLECTEEAYVHMTRRVLELADRHCEGRVVSVLEGGYRTESLVSSAIAHIKTLQGREGSPCSSARG, encoded by the coding sequence ATGGCGTTCGACACCACGCAGTCCGGGGGGGTCGGCGATCCCCAGCCGGAGCGCGACATCCTCGAGGGGTTCGACCGGCTGATCGCGGCGGACCGGCTCTTCGGCGCGGATTTCAACTCCTCGGCCCTCAAGAAGAGCGGAAAAGGGACGCCGTTTCTTGTCCGCAGGCACCCGTCGCACCACCGCATGCTCGCGCTGTGGCGCGACCTCTTCTCGAATCGCGTTTTGCCGCAGGGGCTTCTCGACGCGCTGGCCCCCGAGGTGCTGGGGCTTGCCCACGGCGACGGGCTCCTCCTGTTCGGGAAGGACCGGGTCCTCTACGACTGCCGGATCGTCCGCGGGAACGAGACGGTGGGCCACCTCACCCTCTCCTTCTACCGGGAGCACGAGCCGGTATTCCGTTTCCTTCCCTTCCCGCGCCGCCCCGGCCGCCGGATCGTCTACATCGAGGGGATCTCCCTCTCCGCGCAGAGCACCGGCTACGCCTCGTCCCTCTTCCGCCACTATGAACGGCTCTTCCACGACCTCGGGTTTCACCGGTTCCGGCTGAAGGCCTCCCTCAACGTGGGGAAATATTACTGGGCGAAGGAAGGGTTCGATTGCGAGGATCGGAACCAGTTCGGCGAGATGCGGGAAAACCTGTTTGCCCTCGTGGGGCGCCTGGGCCTGCCGGTGGAGGAGCAGGAGATCCGCCGTCTGAACCATGCCAGCATGGTGGCCTCCTTTCGCAGCGACCTCACGATACCGGTCTACCGGAACGTGGAGGGGTACTACGCCGTCGCGCGGGACGCCTCCCACACGGAGGAGTTCCGGTTCCCCCTCGGCAAGGCGTTCCTCCTCTGCTCCGATCCGTGGGACGGGTACAAGGTCATCTACACCGATACGCCGCGGCGCACGGGCCTCGTCTGGTCGGAACGGTTCCTCGACCACGATTCGCGGCCGGGACACCCGGAGAGCCCGAAACGCCTGGAGGCGATCTTCGCGGCGATCCGCGACGAGGGAATGCGGGAAAGCCTGATCTTTCTCGAGCCGTACATTCCCGCGATGGCGTCGCTGCACGCGGTCCACGAACCGGCCTATCTCGAGGCGTTCCGGGAGGCCGCCGCCCGCGGTGACCGCTACTTCGCCGTGCGGGATTGCGCGATCTCGGGGGGGAGCTACGGGGCGGCGCTGCTCGCGGCGGGCGGGGTGATGGCGGGGATCGACGCGGTCCTGTCGGGGCGTTCGGACAACGCCTTCTGCGCGGTCCGCCCCCCGGGGCACCATGCGGGACGCTCCACCGCGATGGGCTTCTGCTTCGTGAACAACGTGGCTGCGGGGGCCCGGTACGCCCGGTCCGCCTACGGAGTGGAACGGATCTATATCCTCGACTGGGACGTCCACCACGGGAACGGCACCCAGGCGCTGTTCGACGAGGACCCGCTCACCTTCTTCTGCAGCCTCCACGAGCACCCGTCCTTCTGCTACCCGGGGACGGGACGTCGCCTGGAAAGGGGGAAGGGCGCGGGGGCGGGCGCCACCCTCAACGTGCCGCTGGCGCCGCATGCCGGGGACCGGGAGATGATCGAGGCGTTCGAGCGGGAAGTCGTCCCGTCGATCGAGGCGTTCCGGCCGGAGCTGATCCTCCTGTCCGCCGGGTTCGACGCCCACCGGGACGATCCGATCGCCGGCCTCGAGTGCACGGAGGAAGCCTACGTCCACATGACGCGGCGGGTCCTCGAACTGGCGGACCGGCACTGCGAGGGAAGGGTGGTTTCGGTGCTGGAAGGCGGGTACCGCACGGAGTCGCTGGTTTCCTCGGCGATCGCTCACATAAAAACATTGCAGGGAAGGGAGGGTTCGCCATGTTCGTCGGCCCGAGGATGA
- a CDS encoding CapA family protein, with product MLRHSVSLALLLTFLPALSARGGDNVAAGPADPLPAIRVAAVGDVMMGTTFPEPILPPEDGATLFRAVAPLLAGHDVVFGNLEGPLTDVERSPKCPKPRRGGRPCFAFRTPPRYAALLAEAGFTAVNVANNHSLDFGMEGLDNTLAFLDAAGIEAVGGERVAVFTVSGKSVAVAGFSYSLRTRYVHPLLDAEAAREIVADLKGRYDLVVVSFHGGAEGARATRVADAEEEFMGENRGNVVRFARAAVDAGADLVLGHGPHVPRAIEVYRGKLIAYSLGNFAVYSMFNIKGASGLGYALQAELDPETGDVLRFRTPSVTLGPLGIPRPDPAGKAEALLRRLSEEFLAGEPDAAARRETLSRLWK from the coding sequence ATGCTGCGGCACTCCGTCTCGCTCGCCCTTCTCTTGACGTTTCTTCCCGCCCTCTCCGCGCGGGGGGGGGACAACGTCGCGGCCGGCCCCGCGGATCCGCTCCCGGCGATCCGCGTCGCAGCGGTAGGCGACGTCATGATGGGGACCACGTTCCCCGAGCCGATCCTGCCGCCGGAGGACGGCGCGACGCTGTTCCGCGCCGTGGCGCCGCTGCTCGCCGGGCACGACGTCGTCTTCGGCAACCTCGAAGGGCCGCTGACGGACGTGGAGCGCTCGCCGAAGTGCCCGAAGCCCCGTCGCGGCGGGCGCCCCTGCTTCGCGTTCCGCACTCCCCCGCGATACGCCGCCCTCCTCGCGGAGGCGGGCTTCACCGCCGTGAATGTCGCGAACAACCATTCGCTCGATTTCGGGATGGAAGGACTGGACAACACGCTGGCCTTCCTCGACGCGGCGGGGATCGAGGCGGTCGGAGGGGAGCGGGTCGCGGTGTTCACCGTCTCCGGAAAGAGCGTGGCGGTGGCCGGATTCTCCTACTCCCTCCGGACACGGTATGTCCACCCGCTGCTCGACGCCGAGGCGGCGCGGGAGATCGTGGCGGATCTCAAAGGCCGGTACGATCTGGTCGTCGTGTCGTTCCACGGAGGGGCGGAAGGGGCTCGGGCGACGCGCGTCGCCGACGCGGAGGAGGAGTTCATGGGGGAGAACCGCGGGAACGTCGTCCGGTTCGCGCGGGCGGCGGTGGACGCGGGCGCCGACCTCGTCCTGGGGCACGGGCCCCACGTCCCGCGCGCCATCGAGGTGTACCGGGGAAAACTGATCGCCTACAGCCTGGGGAACTTCGCCGTCTACAGCATGTTCAACATCAAGGGGGCGAGCGGGCTGGGGTACGCGCTGCAGGCGGAGCTCGACCCGGAGACGGGAGACGTCCTCCGGTTCCGGACGCCGTCGGTCACCCTGGGTCCCCTGGGGATCCCGCGCCCCGACCCGGCCGGGAAGGCGGAGGCGCTGCTGCGCAGGCTGTCGGAGGAGTTCCTCGCGGGCGAGCCCGACGCCGCCGCCCGCCGGGAAACGCTGTCCCGCCTATGGAAATAG
- a CDS encoding NlpC/P60 family protein produces the protein MGRPLTLLVALVVLAAIPAVSLADGTHVVRKGDTLGKIARSHHVSTAKILAANGLEDTRLSVGTKLVIPGGKAHSKRRKARSGKGKRVIVRESTPAEAPPPGTQLSLADPREPTPPTDAMKLPTEAELAELAKAVNAADSASPAVAAEGAPAEAGKPDDSIKARLLRVAQRMLAVPYRFGGTTLWGLDCSGFVQKTFAFLKLDLPRSARAQFQEGEKVAKADLSPGDLVFFRTYAKYPSHVGIYLGDNRFVHASSRDRKVKIESLDTPYYVKRYIGAKRLLFEQNDIEN, from the coding sequence ATGGGTCGGCCGCTGACACTCCTCGTCGCGCTCGTCGTCCTGGCGGCGATCCCCGCCGTCTCCCTTGCGGACGGCACGCACGTGGTCCGCAAAGGGGACACGCTGGGGAAGATCGCGCGTTCCCACCACGTCTCCACGGCGAAGATCCTGGCGGCGAACGGGCTCGAGGATACCCGTCTCTCCGTCGGAACGAAACTCGTCATTCCCGGCGGCAAGGCGCATTCGAAGCGGCGGAAGGCCCGCTCCGGAAAGGGGAAGCGGGTGATCGTGCGCGAGTCGACGCCCGCGGAAGCGCCGCCGCCCGGGACGCAGCTTTCTCTCGCCGACCCGCGGGAACCCACGCCTCCCACCGACGCGATGAAGCTTCCCACTGAAGCCGAGCTCGCCGAGTTGGCCAAGGCGGTGAATGCGGCGGATTCCGCGTCCCCCGCCGTCGCCGCGGAGGGCGCCCCGGCGGAGGCCGGGAAACCGGACGATTCGATCAAGGCCCGCCTGCTGCGCGTCGCCCAGCGGATGCTCGCCGTCCCGTACCGGTTCGGCGGCACCACTCTTTGGGGATTGGACTGCTCCGGCTTCGTCCAGAAGACGTTCGCCTTCCTCAAGCTCGACCTGCCGCGCTCCGCACGCGCGCAGTTCCAGGAGGGGGAGAAGGTCGCGAAGGCGGATCTTTCCCCCGGCGACCTCGTCTTCTTCCGCACCTACGCGAAATACCCGTCCCACGTGGGGATCTATCTCGGCGACAACCGGTTCGTCCACGCCTCGTCGCGGGACCGGAAGGTCAAGATCGAAAGCCTCGACACGCCCTACTACGTGAAGCGCTACATCGGCGCCAAGCGCCTCCTCTTCGAACAGAACGACATCGAGAACTGA